The Streptomyces sp. NBC_00306 sequence CCCTTGCGATTGCTCCCATATAGAGCCGGAGCGGCGTACCAGGGTAGGTGGACCGCTCCGGCTTGCGCTTAACGCGGGGTGCCGGAGAGTGTCATTGCTACACCGCCGTGGGCGACTGCGACCCGGCGATGGACGTGTTCGAAAACGTGGAGCAAGTTCGGGGCTGGCATGCGGCGGACCTCAGAACCGGACCGAGCTGCTGAGCACGACATCGGCGTCCATGTTGGTGCGCATCATCTTCAGCGCAGCGTCAGCCAGGTCGGCATGGATGTGTGCAACGGCGTCTTCCGGGACGGTGACGTGCAGGTGCCGGATGTGGGCGTCGAGAGCGGAATAGAAGATGCACTGCTCGGTGACCTGTCCGCACAGGATGATGTGGCCCACGTCGAGTTGATTCAGCAGGTAGGCCAGCGGTGTCTCGTAGAAGATCGAGTGCCGTGCCTTGACGACGAACAGGGCGTCGTCATCGGGACGAAGCGGTTCGACCAGGTCGGCATGCGGCCCAGCGAGCGCTGTCTCAAGGATCTCGCCGTGGTGTGAGCGCCATTCGCCGAAGTTGTCGTTGACGTAGATGACGGGGACCTCGTGCTTCCGGGCGCGGTCGATCAGCTGCACCATCGGCGGTATGGCCTTCTTTGCCGACGGGAGCAGCAGGTGCGCGTCCGCGTGATCGTACGTATTGATCATGTCGATCACGACGACGGCGCTGGCCCTGTGGCTCATGCCCTCATGATCCCGCGATCCTGCTCTGCTCGCAGTTTCCCTTGCAGGCCCCGGAGGCGGAGGCGCGGCAGCCGGCGCCTTGCGGGCGCGTGGCTGCCGCAGCCATTCGCCGGAACCGGCATGGTGCCCGCGCAGAACCACAGGAGCGCGGTCAGTCCGTCGACAGGGCTTCGAGCAGGTCGCCGACCTTCGGGTCGGGCAGGGCGCGGGCGACGTCGGCCTGGGCGACCATGCCGACCAGGTCGTGTCCGTCGATGACGGGCAGTCGGCGGACCTTGTGCTGGATCATGGTGCGCAGGATCTCGTCGGCGTCGTCGTCTGCGCCGATGGTCACTGCTTCACCCTGAGCCAGCTCGCCGGCCTTGACCGTGGCGGGGTCCTTGCCTGCGCCGAGCACCTTCACGACGATGTCGCGATCGGTCAGCATGCCCTTCAGCCTCTTGTCGGTGCCACAGATCGGCAGCGCGCCGACGCCGAGGTCCTTCATCTTCTTCGCCGCGTCCAGAACACTCTCGTCGGCGCCGATGCACTCGGTACCGCTCGTCATGATCTCTCGTGCCGTCGTCATCGTCGGGTCCCTTCTTCGTCGGTTCGACAGCCGCGGGAGCGGCATGGGGCTGACGACCTACGGGTTCCCGTTGCTGCGGGCGCATAACGCCACTTTTCGTGACTACAGGGGCCACAAGGTGTCGCCGAAGGTCACTGGTTGTGACGGTCCGGCAAGATTATGTGTGGGTAGTGCCGGGGGAGGCGCTGTGTCGGACGCGACGAACCGGTCTCCTCGCGGGGAATGGTGCCCGCTGCCCGTGAGGACTTCAGAGATTCGTCAGCAGCTGCGGAGCAAGACTCTTGATCATGGTGTTGGTCCAGCGCATCTGACGCACCGTCTGCGGGTGGCAGGCGGAGACGAGGGACAGCAGACGGGTGTCGGTACGGGCCTGCGCAGCTTGGGCGAGCATCTCCCAGTACAGGGAGTTCGCTGACGCGCCCAGATGCAGATCACGCAGATCCCGAAGGAGTAGGAGCGCTGGCTGGGAGCAGGCCCGCTCTGGCCGCGGCTCCCTGTTTTGCGACCGAGGTACGAGGTCCGAGTGCGGGCCGGATGCCTCCTCCGGACGCGCGTGGTCCTCCCTCTCTATGGCTTCAGCGATCCGCTGGGCGTGCTCTCGTGACCATTGGGCGAGGTCGGTGGAGACGTGGAAGATCTCGTGCTCGGCGCGGTGGCGCTGGCCCGTGGCCAGCAGTCCTTCTGCGAGCTCCGTTTCGCCGTCACGGAGCACCCGCAGGATCAGCGCGATGCCGTTCACCCGTTCACCTCCGTCTCGCGATCGACTTCCTGGGTGGAATGGGCAGGCACACCGCCACTGGTGGGGGGCAGGTGGCTGCCTTCCACAGGGGCGGAGGCGGTGGTGGTCGGAGCGGGCGAGACCCGGCCGTCGCTGCTCTCGATGCACGTGAGCTTGGCTGCTGCGGTTTTGAAGACGGGCTGTTTGGAGACCGGGTCCCAGTCGGTGATCGTGGTCTCGTTGGCTGCCCTGCCGGTCGTGTCGGCTTCGGGCCGGTACCCGCCCGGCGTGTCCCAGTACCCGTAGTGGAACGGTACGAAGAGCAGCCCGGGACGGATGCCGGTCACACGGAGTCGGCCGCGGATCGCTCCCCTGGGCGTGGCGACTTCGACCAGATCGCCTTCGTCGAGACGCAGTTCGACGGCGTCATTCGCGGAGATCTCCACCCAGACCTCGGGCGCGGCCGCGTTCAGCTGGGGGACCCGGCCGGTCTTGGTACGGGTGTGGAAGTGGTAGAGGGTGCGCCCGGTGGTCAGCTGGAAGGGGTAGTCCTCGCTGGGCACCTCATGGGGCGGGAGGTACTCGCCGGGGCGGATGGTGGCCTTGCCGTCGGGATTGAGGGAGCGGTACTCGACCACGCTGTCTGCTGCCCCCGTGATCAGGTCTTTGCCGTAGCTTTCGCACACGTCAGGGTGGGCCCAGGTGATCCCGTGAGTGTAGAGACGCGCGGTGCCGTTGGGGGCCTGCTCGTTGCAGGGCCATTGGATGCCGGTGCTGCCGCGGAGTTGGCGATAGGTCAGGCCTGTGTAGTCGCACGGACGACCGGCGCTGCAGTGCTTCCACGCCTCGAACGCCGATTCCGGGTCCGCCCAGTGGACCAGCGGGCCCCCGTCCTTGTCGCGGAAGCCCATGCGGGCTGCGTAGTCGAGAAAGATGTCCAGGTCGGGACGGGAATCCCCGGGCGGTTCGACCGCCTTGTCGGACAGATGGACGGTTCGGTCGGCATTGGTGAAGGTGCCCGTCTTTTCACCCCACGTGGCTGCCGGCAGAACAACGTCGGCCAGTTGGGCGGTCTCGGTCAGGAACAGATCCTGGGTGACAACGAAGAGGCGATCCTGCGCCAGGATGGAGCGCATGCGGGACAACTCGGGCAGGGACACCGCGGGATTGGTGCCGCTGATCCACAGCATCCGGATCGAGCCCTGCTCGGCGTAGCGGAACATCTGCATTGCCGGTGTGGGCGGCGCGTAGTGGGGGATGCTCCCGGGCTCCACGTTCCACACTTCGGCCAGGTCGGCGACGTGCTCATCGTTCTCCCAGTTACGGAAGCCCGGCAGGTCACCATTGGCTCCACACTCGCGGGTGTTCTGCGCGGTGGGCTGTCCGTTCATCTGCAGCACGCCTGCTCCCGGGCGCCCGAGCATGCCTCGAATCAGATGCAGATTGTTGATCTGCACAGCTGCTGCGGTGGCTTGATGGGACTGGTAGACGCCCTGCAGAACCGTGGACAGCAACCGCTCAGCGGAGCCGACCAGTTCAGCCGCCTCACCAATGCGGGCGGCCGGCACATCACAGATCGAGGAAGCCCAGGCAGGTGTGCAGTCCTTGACGTTCTCTGTCAGTTCTTCGTACCCGACCGTATGGGCGGCGATGAACGCAGGGTCGGTGCGGCCGGTGCGGATGATTTCGTGCAGCAGGGCGTTGAGGAGGGCTACGTTCGTGCCGCTCCTGGGCGCGAGGTGGATGCTCGCGGCCCGGGCGACCGGAGTGGGACGAGGGTCCACGCACAGGAGTCGAGGGGGTTCGGTGCCCGCCAGCCGGTCCAGCATGCGCATCCACTGCACGGGCTGGGTCTCGGCGATGTTATGGCCGAAGAGGGCGATGACGTCGGCATGGTCGATGTCGTCATAGGTACCGGGCTGGCCGTCGCAGCCGAACGACTGCTTGAGCGCTTCGCCCGCGGTGGCTGTACACAGCCGGGTGTTTCCGTCCAGATGGTTGGTGCCGATTCCGGCGCGGGCCATTACGGCCAGCGTGTAGTACTCCTCGAGGAACAGCTGTCCACTGGTGTAGAACCCGATGGATCCGGGACCCTGTTCGTCCAGCAATTCCTTCGATTGAGCCACGACTGCGCCCATCGCTGTCGGCCAGTCCACCTCCACCAAACGCCCCTGCCGGCGGATCAGTGGCCGGGTGAGGCGGTCGGGAGAGGCGTTCGCCTGCCAGCCGAACAGATCCTTCGGCCCCAGTCGTCCATGGTTGACGCGGTCCCCGGCGCGTCCCCGTACGCCCACGATTCGGTCGTCCTTGACGGCGATGTCCATCGCATCGCCGTCGGAGTGCAGGAGTGAGGCAGCCTGCACCCACCTTTGGACTTCTCCGGTCCGGACGCCGTCGGCCAGATGTGTGTCCACGCGCACGGGCCACGGCTCGTGGGGGGCGTAGGGGGTTCGTCCGCCCCATGGGTGCGCGATCCGATCCGTAGACGGGTCCACAACGGGCCTCCCTCAACCCGGCCTGCCTCCGCTGGCTCGACCGCACCATGAGTACCCGCCGACGCATTCGGCTAACGCACCGATGCGATGGCGCCACACGTCGACGACCCGCTGCGTATGTCACTCCGTGACGTGCGCCGGGCCGTCGGACGCTCATCCGTGCACAGCCAGGCGACGGCATTCACGCATACCAGCCGCGGATTCGTCAGTCCTCGCCGCGCACGATTGCCGACTCCTCGCCGTCCGGCTCCTGCGTATCCGGCGCCGTCGAAGCGTCCAGGACCGCCGGCTCGCAGGTGCGGACCGGCTCACCGGTCATGTGCTGACTCGTTATCAGACCGCTCTCATCTGTGGGCCCGTACATGGTTCAACGCCTTCTTCCTCCGACCCCAGCCGGCACGACCCTGCCGCCGGCACTCCCCTGTCGGATACCCCGCCAAGCCGGGCAGTCATCACGGCGCATTCCTGCGGAACGCGGACGCATCGGAAGCTCGTCTGGCGGCCAGCCCCGCGCCGTCACAGAATGACCCCGAACGGATGAGCCCGACCGAATGGCAGGTCGACGACGGCCACGACCGTGCTGGGCAGGACCCGATGGGGCCTTCGCGCGCCGTAACCCCGAAGTACGCAGAGTGGGAGAGCGCGGCATCACTGCGCCTGGCAGGTCACCAGCAGGTTCGGCCATCGAATAGGGCGCGGCGATAGCGACACCTTCAACCCCGTGACCCTCATCAGGTGTCAACAGCCCTGTTCGATCTGCTCACCCTCACGGTCGAACTATCAGGCCGGGAGCGACGAACACGCTGACGGCCGAACCCGACATCCAAGGCCCCCGGCCCTTCCAAGGGCGGGTACTCATCCGCCACCCCGTCCAGTCCCGGCGTGTCACTCCTCGGGCTGCCTCGACCGGGTTCACTTCCGGCGCACGGGGTACTTCGGACAGCCCTGCAGGAATCCCTTTCGTGTACATCGGTCGGACGCGGCCTGAAAGGGATTCCCCGGTGGGCCAGGCCAGACGTCGATTCACGGTAGATGGAGGAGTCATGGACCCGAAGAACCCGGTAAAGGCCGCGGCCCAGAAGGCTGCGGATCTCCTGACGGGAGAATCAGGACCCGAGGAAGGAGTGCCCGGCAAGCCCGCGCCGGTGTCACCGCCTGTCGACCAACCGACGGAGCCGCAGGAACCACTGCCGCACAAGCCGGACCAGTCGGGTCCTGAGGCGGTCTCACCGACGGGGAAGCCGACCGGTGCCAGCACCTCCGCACGCGCGCAGAGCGGTGCCTATCTGACCACAGCGCAAGGGGCCCGACTGTACGACACCGACCACTCGCTCAAGGCAGGGGCACGCGGCCCCGTCCTGCTGCAAGATCACCATCTGCGCGAGAAGATCACCCACTTCGATCACGAGCGGATTCCCGAGCGAGTCGTGCACGCTCGCGGCGCGGCAGCCCACGGCGTCTTCCAGGGTTACGGAACGGCCAAGCGCATCACCAAGGCGGCCTTCCTCGTCAAAGATGTCGAAACACCGGTGTTCGTGCGGTTCTCCACGGTGCTGGGCTCGCGGGGCTCGTCGGACACGGTGCGCGACACGCGCGGCTTTGCGACGAAGTTCTACACCGACGAGGGCACGTTCGACCTGGTCGGCAACAACATCCCGGTGTTCTTCATTCAAGACGCGATCAAGTTCCCCGACGTCATTCATGCGGGGAAACCGCATCCGGATCGTGAGATCCCACAGGCGCAAAGCGCTCACGATACGTTCTGGGACTTCGTGACCCTGCACACCGAAGCGACGCACCACACGCTGTGGAACATGTCGGACCGCGGCATCCCCCGCTCGTACCGGATGATGGAGGGCTTCGGCGTCCACACCTTCCGGCTGGTCAATGCCGAGGGTGCAACGACGCTGGTGAAGTTCCACTGGAAGCCCAAGCTGGGTGTGCACTCCCTTGTGTGGGAGGAGGCCCAGATCGTGAACGGCATGGACCCGGACTTCCACCGCCGCGACCTGGCCGACGCCATCGAGGCCGGCGCCCACCCCCAGTGGGAACTGGGTATCCAGACGTTCCCCGACACCCCCGACCAGACCTTCGAGGGCATCGACCTGCTGGACCCGACGAACATCGTCCCGGAGGAACTGGCGCCGGTGCAGCCTGTCGGCCTCCTGACCCTGAACGCGAACCCGACGAACTACTTCGCCGAGACGGAACAAGTCGCCTTCCACCCCGGCCATCTGGTGCCCGGCATCGACATCACCGACGATCCGCTGCTCAGCGGCCGACTGTTCTCCTATCTCGACACCCAGATCAGCAGGCTCGGCGGCCCCAACTTCGGCCAGCTACCCATTAACCGGACGCACGCCCCGGTCAACGACATGCTGCGGGACGGCATGCACCAGACAGCCGTGCACAGCGGCACCGCTCCCTACCGGCCCAACTCCCTCGACGGCGGCTGCCCGTTCCTCGCCGGCGCCGAGGATGCCGCCTACATCGAGGTCCCCGTGGAAGTGCCCGCGGCGCGGAAGGTGCGCGAGGCACCCGAATCGTTCAACGACCACTTCAGCCAGCCCCGGCGATTCTGGCTCAGCATGACGCCGGTGGAGCGCGAGCACATCATCGCGGCATACACATTCGAACTGAACAAGTGCTACGAGCAGGCGATCAAGGAGCGAGCGCTGAAAGTACTCGCCAACATCGACCCCAAGCTGTGCTCCCAGGTGGCCGAGGGCCTGGGCCTTCCCGCCCCGAAAGCCACCGTGCCGCTCGTGCCAGTGGATCCCAGCCCTGCTCTCTCCCAAATGGGCGGGGACTGGCCGCTCGACGGGCGGATCATCGGCATCATCTCCGACGGCCAAGGCGACTTGGCCGGCGTCCGGGCGGTACGAGCGGCGGTACTCGAGGCGGGCATGGTCCCGCTCGTCGTAGCGCCCACCGGCGGAAAGCTCGACCCGGAGGGCGAGCCCATCACCATTCAGCGCACATACGCCACAGCGCGGTCCGTGGAGTTCGACGCCGTGCTCCTGGTCGGCGTACCCGGCCCCGGAAGTGACGCTTTCGGCGCGCGCGATGCCAAGGCCGGCGATCCCTCCGGCAACGGCAACGCGACGACGGATCCCCGGGTCCTGCTGATGCTCTCGGAGGCGTTCCGGCACGGCAAGGCGATCGGGGGATGGGCCGGTGCGGGCGATGTCCTCACGGCGGCGAACGTGCCGGAGGACGCGCCAGGTGTGGTCGTCACCCAGGAGGGAACGGAAGCCTTGGAGCAGATCGTCCAGCTCCTCGGCCAGCATCGCGTCTGGGAGCGCTTCCCGACCTCCCTCTGAGCCCATGCCCCGCCCCCGAGCCGTGTCCCGCGGCCGGGGGCGAGCGCTCGTCCGCGGCGGTGCAGTGCTCCAAGGGCGCCTCGCGCCGATCCAACGCTGATGGCAAACGCGAGGTCGCTGTCCACAGCGCGGGAGCCGATTGGCCTCTCGGTGAGGCGCGCGACGCCTCACGGACAGGCGCGGAGTCCCTGCGGAAGACGTCGACCACCGAGAGGAACCTGACCCGCTGTCGGGCCTTCAGCCGCCGAGGCCGCCGCTGCCGAAGGAGCCGCCGGATTCGTCGGCGTCGCGTCGCCGGCCGCCGGGGGCGGGCCTCGATCCCTGGTTCCCGTAGCCGCCGAGCTCATGGGGTGTCAGCCGTTCCCCGTCCGCCCCGAAGTCTTCGGGCTCCCGCCGGGCCTCGACGTGAGACCGCTGTGCGGGCCGCCGGGGCTGTTCCTCGGGACGCGGTGGCCGGGCCCGGCCCCGGCGTGCACCCACCCGCCAGACCACCCCGACGAGCAGGACGAGGAGAGCGGCGGCGATCAGGACGAAGACGATGACTGCGGGGGCGCCGTCACCGGCGGCGAGCCTGTGCCCGTCGTCGGCCGGCCGGAGGAAAGGACTCATGAACCACGGGTACCCCGACCCGGCCGCATCTCGCGCATCCATGGCATCGACGGAGTGAAAAGATCCGTGAGTCGGGCCGCTCAGCAGGTCCTATCGCCACGAGTAGTGCCGGCCACCGCGCTTTGCGGCGCCCCGACGGACCCCGCCTGCACCCCAGGCCGGCGCCACCGGTCGGCCATGTCCGCATCGTGGGCGGACTTCCGTGTTCGGTCGCCACGGTGTGCCTTCTGCAGGTCGTCGGCCTCACGCCGGCATGGCCCGGCGGTGTTCACCCCGCTTGGGTATCACATCGCGGGCAAACTGCGCCGCCATCCGCGCACAGGTCACCTGGCAAGCGGCGGGGGTCTCGAATTCTCGTAGTGCAGCCTCCCGGATACGTCCGCCAGGAGTGCGGCCTGCGGCACTGCCAGCACGACGGGCGTGGCATCCCCCACCAGCTCGGGTCGCCCGGAAGAGTTCCTCAGCGACGCTGGCCGGTCGCTCGGTGAGCAGGCGCAGAGACAGCACCGGCGATCATGCCCCGCGGTCCTGTCGTTTTTCGTGACGGCACCTCCCACCACACGATGTAGAACACAGGTTCGACCGCATATCTGGCATGCAAGCATAACCGGGGGGATCTGACGCCCACCGATGTTGTGACTCAGCCTGTAGATACCGCCATAGCGTTCAAGCGGGCTTGGGTGAGCGCGTAGGCGGCCCGCAGGGGAGTGGCCAGCGCGATGAACCGCCCCCAGCCTTGTGGTCATTCCGCCTGCCTGGGTGAACCCGGTTCCCGTTGTGGCGATGAGCCTGCGGGCCTCCACGGGTCTTATAGGTTGCTAGGCCGTCACGTGTCGGCGCAGGGCGTCGCTGGTCTGTTGAAACTCCTCCATGAGGCGGGTGGCCTCCACGACCAGAACACCATAGGGACGGCTGGGTTCAGCCAGCGGTAGGGCGTCGTGCTCCGCCTGTGCTGCCACCTGGTAGCGGCACTTCTGCGCATCTTCCGCCAACGCGCTCAGCCTCTGTGACTGGTCGTTCAGATGGTTCTCGTCGAGGACGCTCAGTACACGGGCCATTTCGTAGAGGCTCTCCAGAAAGGCGCCATAGCGCTCGAGGAAAGGCTGGTACCTGTTCTGGCCTTCCTCCCCGCGCCACGTGTCCAGGCTACGGGCGAGTGCCGCGCTCTGATACAGGGTGCGCTCGAGTGCGGTGAGCACCGCGTCGTAGCCGGCGAAGGTGCCGCGGTCGCGGTTGCGGCGGAAGAGGCGTCGCGGGTTGAAGTACAGGCTTTCCTGTGCGGTCCGCAACGCCGCCCTGGCCTGGGGCGCGAGTTCTGTCGCCTGTTGGGCCTGCGTTCGCCACCGCTCGGTGGCCTCAGGGTCAAGCTGCCCTGACCGCAGTGCTGGGTACATGTCGCTGAAGAGTGCATCAAGGCTTTGGGCGAGTCCGTGGATCGCGTGCTCGGCACTGCGGTGGCGAAGAGGTGGCATGACGATGAGGTTCACCACGACGCCTACGACGCATCCGATGAGAACCAGCAGAATGATCTCTCCGAGCCGGGCGAGCTTTTCCGCATGCGCGGTGGCAGCGGTGTAAGTGGAAAAGGCGAAGAACGCCGCTGTTGACACCTGTGTTCCCTGTGACCCGAGGCGCGGCCATCGCCCGACTATCAGCGCGATCAATGCGACGATCAGGAAGGTGGCAAGGTCCGGGCCGACAAGGAAGGCAAGGCCTGCCTGTACGGCGACGCCGCTGACCACCGCGCCGACATAGCGCAACGACTGCATCAGGGACTGATAGACCGTCACCTGCATGATCAACACTGCGGAAAAGGGGGTGAACGCAGGCGACTGTGCACGAAGAAGGTCATGGGAGATGAACCAGGCAAGCGTTGCCGCCATCGTGCTCTTGGCCACCAAGAGAACGGTATGACGCTCCTGGCCATCCCAAGTCCATGCCCGCTGCCCCCACTGGGCCACTGCCGCCAAGTGGCCTGGCCGGGAAAATGTTGACCGCGAGTCTTTGACCTCACCCGCCATCCTCGCCCTTCCTGTCGTTATGCCGCTCGTAGACCCGCCTGTACCCGCCGATGAACCGGCCACCGCACCGGTTGCCGAACTACAGGGCGGCGACGCCAGAGAGCCGGACGGGGGCGGGCCCCTCGTCGTCGAGCACCAACTGGCCGACGCCGTGAACCCCGAGCACGACATCGGCCGGATGGGCCCTGCAGAACATGCCCACGAGCGCCGCCCCACGAGCTCGCCGCAGCAGGACCCGGAGCGTGCCCACCGGCACGTTGCCGACATCGGCCCCTGGCCGACGAAGCGACAGACCGAGCGGGACCGGCGGACGGGGGAGACACCCGCCCGGCTACCCAGCACCGAAACCGCTCACTCACT is a genomic window containing:
- a CDS encoding DUF6479 family protein, which codes for MSPFLRPADDGHRLAAGDGAPAVIVFVLIAAALLVLLVGVVWRVGARRGRARPPRPEEQPRRPAQRSHVEARREPEDFGADGERLTPHELGGYGNQGSRPAPGGRRRDADESGGSFGSGGLGG
- a CDS encoding FUSC family protein, translating into MAKSTMAATLAWFISHDLLRAQSPAFTPFSAVLIMQVTVYQSLMQSLRYVGAVVSGVAVQAGLAFLVGPDLATFLIVALIALIVGRWPRLGSQGTQVSTAAFFAFSTYTAATAHAEKLARLGEIILLVLIGCVVGVVVNLIVMPPLRHRSAEHAIHGLAQSLDALFSDMYPALRSGQLDPEATERWRTQAQQATELAPQARAALRTAQESLYFNPRRLFRRNRDRGTFAGYDAVLTALERTLYQSAALARSLDTWRGEEGQNRYQPFLERYGAFLESLYEMARVLSVLDENHLNDQSQRLSALAEDAQKCRYQVAAQAEHDALPLAEPSRPYGVLVVEATRLMEEFQQTSDALRRHVTA
- a CDS encoding isochorismatase family cysteine hydrolase; this encodes MSHRASAVVVIDMINTYDHADAHLLLPSAKKAIPPMVQLIDRARKHEVPVIYVNDNFGEWRSHHGEILETALAGPHADLVEPLRPDDDALFVVKARHSIFYETPLAYLLNQLDVGHIILCGQVTEQCIFYSALDAHIRHLHVTVPEDAVAHIHADLADAALKMMRTNMDADVVLSSSVRF
- a CDS encoding catalase: MDPKNPVKAAAQKAADLLTGESGPEEGVPGKPAPVSPPVDQPTEPQEPLPHKPDQSGPEAVSPTGKPTGASTSARAQSGAYLTTAQGARLYDTDHSLKAGARGPVLLQDHHLREKITHFDHERIPERVVHARGAAAHGVFQGYGTAKRITKAAFLVKDVETPVFVRFSTVLGSRGSSDTVRDTRGFATKFYTDEGTFDLVGNNIPVFFIQDAIKFPDVIHAGKPHPDREIPQAQSAHDTFWDFVTLHTEATHHTLWNMSDRGIPRSYRMMEGFGVHTFRLVNAEGATTLVKFHWKPKLGVHSLVWEEAQIVNGMDPDFHRRDLADAIEAGAHPQWELGIQTFPDTPDQTFEGIDLLDPTNIVPEELAPVQPVGLLTLNANPTNYFAETEQVAFHPGHLVPGIDITDDPLLSGRLFSYLDTQISRLGGPNFGQLPINRTHAPVNDMLRDGMHQTAVHSGTAPYRPNSLDGGCPFLAGAEDAAYIEVPVEVPAARKVREAPESFNDHFSQPRRFWLSMTPVEREHIIAAYTFELNKCYEQAIKERALKVLANIDPKLCSQVAEGLGLPAPKATVPLVPVDPSPALSQMGGDWPLDGRIIGIISDGQGDLAGVRAVRAAVLEAGMVPLVVAPTGGKLDPEGEPITIQRTYATARSVEFDAVLLVGVPGPGSDAFGARDAKAGDPSGNGNATTDPRVLLMLSEAFRHGKAIGGWAGAGDVLTAANVPEDAPGVVVTQEGTEALEQIVQLLGQHRVWERFPTSL
- a CDS encoding molybdopterin oxidoreductase family protein, which encodes MDPSTDRIAHPWGGRTPYAPHEPWPVRVDTHLADGVRTGEVQRWVQAASLLHSDGDAMDIAVKDDRIVGVRGRAGDRVNHGRLGPKDLFGWQANASPDRLTRPLIRRQGRLVEVDWPTAMGAVVAQSKELLDEQGPGSIGFYTSGQLFLEEYYTLAVMARAGIGTNHLDGNTRLCTATAGEALKQSFGCDGQPGTYDDIDHADVIALFGHNIAETQPVQWMRMLDRLAGTEPPRLLCVDPRPTPVARAASIHLAPRSGTNVALLNALLHEIIRTGRTDPAFIAAHTVGYEELTENVKDCTPAWASSICDVPAARIGEAAELVGSAERLLSTVLQGVYQSHQATAAAVQINNLHLIRGMLGRPGAGVLQMNGQPTAQNTRECGANGDLPGFRNWENDEHVADLAEVWNVEPGSIPHYAPPTPAMQMFRYAEQGSIRMLWISGTNPAVSLPELSRMRSILAQDRLFVVTQDLFLTETAQLADVVLPAATWGEKTGTFTNADRTVHLSDKAVEPPGDSRPDLDIFLDYAARMGFRDKDGGPLVHWADPESAFEAWKHCSAGRPCDYTGLTYRQLRGSTGIQWPCNEQAPNGTARLYTHGITWAHPDVCESYGKDLITGAADSVVEYRSLNPDGKATIRPGEYLPPHEVPSEDYPFQLTTGRTLYHFHTRTKTGRVPQLNAAAPEVWVEISANDAVELRLDEGDLVEVATPRGAIRGRLRVTGIRPGLLFVPFHYGYWDTPGGYRPEADTTGRAANETTITDWDPVSKQPVFKTAAAKLTCIESSDGRVSPAPTTTASAPVEGSHLPPTSGGVPAHSTQEVDRETEVNG
- a CDS encoding CBS domain-containing protein → MTTAREIMTSGTECIGADESVLDAAKKMKDLGVGALPICGTDKRLKGMLTDRDIVVKVLGAGKDPATVKAGELAQGEAVTIGADDDADEILRTMIQHKVRRLPVIDGHDLVGMVAQADVARALPDPKVGDLLEALSTD